Proteins from one Daphnia pulicaria isolate SC F1-1A chromosome 3, SC_F0-13Bv2, whole genome shotgun sequence genomic window:
- the LOC124328976 gene encoding mucin-19-like isoform X4, with translation MDNSHFVCVLIGCLFLGSVVASSSDCSGIEEPNRFILCYTDSSINLENDDLACRCSHLVVPSVVNITQNSTDFALNEEIVAYLKTISGSRNGGRMRRVLSLAVSARDFSADSSVHSIVGGVARMIDDLLIEGVEIHWQQPSTDENSKKDKANLVLFMKDLHAVLQEKVIVTSTPISTTHINSTIADDMEIDAMRPLILLRLPTSPEQLVKGFDLKPLARTVDLFVVSTHNIEDASNATYHHSRLMGISDILNTDSVLDLVTSLGVSSDRVVAAVPTFALQFHLRDAKQNLPGSQIAQGPTQISMEQLHSILKKGNWTIERDDDLTGTYAYSQDGDWIAFDDEMAAMIKAKYFLLRDIAGVAIMPGNVDEKPSQSETPVTPSMTQIYYEQFLNQESGNRTRRQLAKSLQDDLSSVATTLSSPLYNDRVRASPYRIVRIVARSGETSVVRQPLESSLQCSRQGYYRHPEDCGSFYRCVKFDQYVDDFTVFEYDCPEGLVFDEKWEVCTWPSQAAPCGGSSEIRPVPMNKFVCPGEGYFADPENCRWFFACRDYAKDGVTFTQYEFRCPFGLLFDEENLLCNWPWLVPQCSGGAVGSSSNANAVKLKQPLEKKPAAIPMGSPGYLSGKLVTGEGLYKDPRPTYYGESVVSSGCVDCQSAGLVVKEPSQGSYSGKQQTKVVLAIPAATIAGESNPVRIIIASPAYSGDQQYTTTTTTPSYSKAVRYEGGASTGSYQSQKYTDSLAVSGSSDPYGSYASAGNRGTAVAINNAQLASYSQTDNTNGDSGKVSGPVGPSKPDNSFSYKETSTYDKSTKDEVANTPYYLVKQPGNGEIRGPDRTVENGKYDSAHTSDGKYVPSSSYSAPAYSAPVYSAPAYSEPTYSAPAYSEPTYSAPAYTAPTYSAPTYSAPTYSAPAYSAPAKAAPTYSAPAYSEPAKTAPAYSEPTKTAPTYSKPTKTAPAYSAPAYSVPAYSAPAYSAPAYSAPAYSAPAYSAPAYSAPAYSAPAYSAPAYSEPAKTAPTYSAPAYSEPAKTAPTYSAPAYSEPAKPAPAYSEQTKSAPAYSEPTKTAPAYSAPAYSAPAYSAPAYSAPAYSSPTYSAPAYSEPAKPAPSYSVPTKSAPVYSAPAYSEPAKPAPAYSTPAYSTPTDSAPTYSSPTYTSSTYSAPEPSDQDYNPVYSAPADSSQSAPSYSAPAYSTPSYSPPAYSAPAYSESVREYKPPTTAAPVYSAPAYTEKAPEYKTSTTAAPVYSPSAPSYSSPVYSAPSYTEKAPEYDSSTTASTVYSAPAYSSPVYSAPAYSAPVYSAPAYTEKAPEYKTPTTTSPVYAAPAYSAPVYAAPAYTEKAPEYKTPTTTSPVYAAPAYSAPVYAAPAYSAPAYSAPAYSAPAYTEKAPEYKTPTTTSPVYSTPAYTEKAPGYKTSTAAAPVYSAPAYTAKVTEYKTSTTAAPVYSAPTYTEKSPEYKTPTTSTPVYSAPAYTTKAPEYKTPTKAAPVYSAPTYTEKTTGYKAPTTAAPVYPSAPAYSVPAYSEPAAPAYTEKTPGYKTTAAAVYSTPAYTEKTVEYKTPITSAPAYSPAVYTDKSPISVYDSTASDYRASNTKLPANTASASIDEYSPVYDAPESVYKTPTKVVVTMETEDQGKKGYRGTGGAAGSAGSAGSAGSAGSRGTGGTAGSRGTGGTAGSQGTGGTAGSQGTGGTAGSRGTGGVGGTRGSKGAVKYSEPEYNAASVRPSVGSYDKNKSTHSSMSRYPSDYETTGQIGDDTFGLKDNSKSKGKYTGSRPLASKSPAANEKVVDTNKRIPNEYSSTNGKSRTQLERGAGSSTSGKTYATDGTTRYQDSDYKKPAGSASRNDSRESNSYTTTPHSVSVNYEKTKADSSTKGEVSYGDKRVTVKVPSTNKAAILDKWATVSPVTETELALIEQKGTTDDYKSSPRQRIKGRLNVNSKNQQLTTSVAQPSVKPVDSSASSVSLTLNKNDGKVSTGSSGSEYGHRYLEKITVAQATAKNETLGPEVCVRAGLFRHPSDCQKFYECYWDRWIHQYTVHIFKCPVHLVYDDYITACNWPLDGPACVPHEAVKLYPQLLSKV, from the exons ATGGACAACTCTCACTTTGTTTGCGTTTTGATCGGTTGTCTTTTCCTGGGATCTGTTGTCGCCTCATCTTCAG attGCAGCGGAATAGAAGAACCGAATCGATTCATCCTGTGCTACACCGACAGTTCCATCAACTTGGAGAATGACGACCTGGCCTGCCGTTGCTCTCATCTAGTCGTGCCATCCGTCGTGAATATCACGCAAAACAGTACGGACTTTGCGTTAAACGAAG AAATAGTTGCGTACTTGAAAACGATTAGTGGCTCCCGAAATGGTGGGCGAATGCGCCGCGTCCTTTCGCTGGCCGTGTCGGCCCGAGACTTTTCCGCCGACTCTTCCGTCCACTCGATTGTTGGCGGTGTGGCGCGGATGATTGACGACCTACTTATCGAAGGCGTGGAAATCCATTGGCAACAACCCAGCACCGACGAGAATTCCAAGAAAGATAAAGCCAACCTTGTTCTTTTCATGAAG GATTTGCACGCTGTTCTACAAGAGAAAGTGATCGTCACCAGCACACCAATTTCCACCACCCACATCAACAG CACAATTGCTGACGATATGGAAattgatgcgatgcgacctTTGATCCTACTCCGTCTGCCGACTTCACCGGAACAGCTGGTGAAAGGATTCGATCTCAAGCCTTTAGCGAG AACGGTCGACTTATTCGTCGTCTCCACCCATAACATAGAGGACGCATCCAACGCAACCTACCACCATAGCCGCCTTATGGGCATCTCCGATATCCTGAATACG GATTCTGTATTGGATCTTGTGACAAGCCTGGGTGTATCGTCCGATCGTGTAGTGGCAGCCGTACCCACATTCGCCCTCCAATTTCATCTGAGAGATGCCAAGCAAAACCTACCCGGATCCCAGATTGCCCAAGGCCCCACTCAAATCAGCATGGAACAG CTGCACTCGATCTTGAAGAAAGGCAATTGGACGATAGAGAGAGATGACGATTTGACAGGTACATATGCTTACTCCCAAGACGGAGATTGGATTGCCTTTGATGACGAAATGGCCGCTATGATCAAG GCCAAGTACTTCCTTTTGCGCGATATCGCCGGAGTGGCAATCATGCCCGGCAATGTGGACGAGAAGCCCAGCCAATCAGAAACGCCCGTTACTCCATCCATGACTCAAATCTACTACGAACAATTTCTCAATCAAGAATCTGGCAACCGAACCAGGCGTCAGCTGGCCAAATCCCTGCAGGACGATCTTTCTTCTGTTGCCACCACCCTGTCCAGTCCGTTGTACAACGACCGTGTCCGAGCTTCGCCCTACCGGATCGTCCGCATCGTCGCCCGTTCCGGCGAGACCAGCGTCGTCCGCCAGCCGCTGGAGAGCAGTCTGCAGTGCTCCCGTCAGGGCTATTACCGCCATCCGGAGGATTGCGGAAGTTTCTACCGTTGCGTCAAATTCGACCAGTACGTGGACGATTTCACCGTTTTCGAGTACGACTGCCCGGAAGGATTGGTCTTTGATGAGAAGTGGGAAGTCTGCACCTGGCCGTCCCAGGCCGCTCCTTGCGGAGGATCCAGCGAGATTCGCCCAGTTCCCATGAACAAATTCGTCTGCCCAGGCGAGGGATACTTTGCCGATCCTGAAAACTGTCGCTGGTTCTTCGCCTGTCGCGACTACGCCAAGGACGGTGTCACCTTCACCCAATACGAATTCCGTTGTCCATTTGGGCTCCTCTTTGACGAGGAAAATTTGTTGTGCAACTGGCCGTGGCTGGTTCCTCAGTGCTCTGGAGGGGCTGTCGGCAGTTCCAGCAATGCCAACGCCGTCAAGTTGAAGCAACCGCTGGAGAAGAAACCGGCCGCCATCCCTATGGGAAGTCCTGGATATCTGAGTGGCAAGTTGGTGACTGGAGAAGGTCTCTACAAGGATCCCCGGCCGACGTACTACGGTGAATCTGTCGTCTCTTCCGGTTGCGTTGATTGCCAATCGGCTGGACTAGTCGTCAAGGAACCATCGCAGGGCTCTTACTCAGGAAAACAACAGACGAAAGTTGTCCTGGCTATTCCTGCCGCCACCATTGCCGGAGAATCCAACCCTGTGCGCATCATTATCGCCTCCCCCGCTTACTCCGGTGACCAGCAATATACAACGACTACAACAACGCCATCCTATTCGAAAGCTGTCCGCTACGAAGGTGGGGCATCGACGGGTAGTTATCAGTCGCAGAAATATACAGATTCCCTTGCAGTGTCCGGATCATCTGATCCTTATGGTTCATATGCCTCAGCTGGGAATCGCGGAACTGCTGTAGCCATCAATAACGCCCAGCTGGCAAGCTATTCCCAAACTGATAACACGAACGGTGACTCCGGTAAAGTTTCTGGCCCTGTAGGACCTTCCAAACCGGACAACTCTTTCAGCTACAAAGAAACTAGCACTTATGATAAGTCTACCAAGGATGAGGTGGCCAATACTCCTTATTACCTAG TCAAACAACCAGGAAACGGTGAAATTCGTGGCCCAGATAGGactgttgaaaatggaaaatacgACTCGGCTCATACATCGGATGGAAAATATGTACCCTCATCGTCTTACTCCGCTCCGGCTTATTCAGCTCCAGTCTACTCCGCCCCGGCTTACTCCGAGCCGACATATTCCGCCCCGGCTTACTCCGAACCGACATATTCTGCTCCGGCTTACACCGCTCCGACGTATTCCGCTCCAACTTATTCGGCTCCAACTTATTCGGCCCCGGCTTACTCCGCCCCGGCGAAAGCGGCCCCAACTTACTCTGCTCCAGCTTACTCCGAACCGGCCAAGACCGCACCGGCTTATTCCGAGCCCACCAAGACCGCCCCGACTTACTCCAAGCCGACCAAGACCGCCCCGGCTTACTCCGCCCCGGCTTACTCTGTGCCGGCTTACTCTGCGCCGGCTTACTCTGCTCCGGCTTACTCTGCTCCGGCTTACTCTGCTCCGGCTTACTCTGCTCCGGCTTACTCTGCTCCGGCTTACTCTGCTCCGGCTTACTCTGCTCCGGCTTACTCCGAACCGGCCAAGACCGCCCCAACTTACTCTGCTCCGGCTTACTCCGAACCGGCCAAGACCGCCCCAACTTACTCTGCTCCGGCTTACTCCGAACCGGCCAAGCCCGCTCCGGCTTATTCCGAGCAGACCAAGTCCGCCCCGGCTTACTCCGAGCCGACCAAGACCGCCCCGGCTTACTCTGCCCCGGCTTACTCTGCCCCGGCTTACTCTGCCCCGGCTTACTCTGCCCCAGCTTACTCCTCCCCAACTTACTCTGCCCCGGCTTACTCCGAACCGGCCAAGCCCGCTCCGTCTTATTCCGTGCCGACCAAGTCCGCCCCGGTTTACTCCGCTCCGGCTTACTCTGAGCCGGCCAAGCCCGCCCCGGCTTACTCCACCCCGGCTTACTCCACTCCAACGGATTCCGCTCCAACGTATTCCTCTCCGACTTACACCTCTTCAACCTACTCCGCTCCAGAGCCTTCCGATCAGGACTACAATCCCGTTTACTCTGCCCCAGCCGACTCTTCTCAATCCGCTCCGTCCTACTCCGCTCCAGCCTATTCCACTCCGTCCTACTCCCCTCCAGCCTATTCCGCTCCAGCTTATTCGGAAAGCGTTCGTGAATACAAACCTCCTACTACTGCCGCACCAGTTTACTCTGCTCCAGCCTACACCGAAAAAGCTCCTGAATACAAAACTTCTACTACTGCTGCGCCAGTCTACTCTCCGTCCGCTCCATCATACTCTTCACCGGTTTACTCTGCCCCATCTTATACCGAAAAAGCTCCCGAGTATGATTCTTCTACTACTGCTTCGACAGTTTACTCT GCCCCAGCGTATTCATCTCCGGTTTACTCTGCCCCAGCATACTCTGCTCCGGTTTACTCTGCTCCGGCTTATACCGAAAAGGCTCCCGAGTACAAAACTCCCACTACCACCTCTCCAGTTTACGCTGCCCCGGCATACTCTGCTCCGGTTTACGCTGCCCCAGCTTATACCGAAAAGGCTCCCGAGTACAAAACTCCCACTACCACCTCACCAGTTTACGCTGCCCCGGCATACTCTGCTCCAGTTTACGCTGCCCCAGCATACTCTGCTCCGGCTTACTCTGCTCCGGCTTACTCTGCTCCGGCTTATACAGAAAAAGCTCCCGAGTACAAAACTCCCACTACCACCTCTCCAGTTTACTCTACTCCAGCCTACACCGAAAAAGCTCCTGGATACAAAACATCTACTGCTGCTGCACCAGTTTACTCGGCTCCAGCCTATACTGCTAAAGTTACCGAATATAAAACATCTACCACTGCTGCGCCAGTTTACTCTGCGCCGACCTATACCGAAAAATCTCCCGAGTATAAAACTCCCACAACTTCTACTCCAGTTTATTCTGCCCCAGCCTATACGACAAAAGCTCCCGAATACAAAACTCCCACTAAAGCCGCACCAGTTTACTCTGCGCCGACCTATACTGAAAAAACTACTGGGTACAAAGCTCCCACTACTGCCGCACCGGTTTACCCCTCTGCTCCGGCTTACTCCGTTCCGGCATACTCCGAGCCTGCTGCTCCAGCCTATACTGAAAAAACTCCAGGGTACAAAACCACTGCTGCGGCAGTTTACTCTACTCCAGCCTACACCGAAAAAACCGTCGAGTATAAAACTCCCATTACTTCTGCTCCGGCTTATTCTCCTGCCGTCTACACAGATAAGTCTCCAATTTCTGTTTACGATTCAACGGCTTCTGACTATCGGGCGTCTAACACAAAGCTCCCGGCCAATACCGCCTCTGCTTCCATCGACGAATATTCTCCCGTTTACGATGCACCAGAATCAGTGTACAAGACTCCTACTAAAGTAGTTGTCACTATGGAAACCGAAGACCAAGGAAAGAAAGGATACCGTGGAACTGGTGGAGCTGCTGGATCTGCTGGATCTGCTGGATCTGCTGGATCTGCTGGATCACGGGGTACAG GTGGAACTGCTGGATCACGGGGCACAGGTGGAACTGCTGGATCACAGGGTACAGGTGGAACTGCTGGATCACAGGGTACAGGTGGAACTGCTGGATCACGAGGTACAGGAGGAGTAGGTGGAACTCGTGGATCTAAAGGCGCAGTGAAATACTCTGAACCAGAATATAATGCAGCGTCGGTCAGACCTAGTGTAGGATCATACGACAAGAACAAATCAACCCATTCGTCCATGTCTAGATATCCGAGTGATTACGAGACGACCGGCCAGATTGGGGACGacacatttggattaaaagACAACAGCAAATCCAAGGGGAAATATACTGGTTCCAGACCTTTGGCAAGCAAATCACCAGCTGCAAACGAAAAGGTAGTAGACACCAATAAAAGAATTCCCAATGAGTACAGTTCAACGAATGGCAAGAGTCGTACTCAGCTAGAGAGAGGCGCTGGCAGCAGCACGAGTGGCAAGACGTACGCCACCGATGGAACAACCAGATATCAAGATTCCGATTACAAAAAGCCAGCAGGATCAGCATCTAGGAACGATTCTCGTGAATCAAATTCCTACACGACGACACCACATTCCGTTTCGGTTAATTACGAAAAAACTAAAGCTGATTCTTCCACGAAAGGTGAAGTTTCATACGGCGATAAAAGAGTCACCGTTAAAGTCccttccaccaacaaagccgCTATTCTAGACAAGTGGGCAACTGTTAGTCCAGTTACTGAGACTGAACTAGCCCTTATCGAGCAAAAAGGTACGACTGATGATTACAAATCTTCTCCACGCCAACGAATCAAGGGAAGATTGAACGTCAATTCCAAAAACCAACAACTCACCACCAGCGTTGCGCAACCCAGCGTCAAGCCTGTTGATTCAAGCGCATCTTCTGTCAGCCTCACTTTGAACAAAAACGACGGAAAAGTCTCGACTGGCAGTAGCGGATCTGAATACGGTCACCGATACTTGGAGAAGATCACCGTCGCCCAAGCGACGGCCAAAAACGAGACGCTGGGCCCGGAGGTATGTGTTCGAGCCGGTCTCTTCCGTCATCCGTCAGACTGTCAAAAGTTCTACGAGTGCTACTGGGATCGCTGGATTCACCAGTACACAGTTCACATTTTCAAATGCCCCGTTCACCTTGTGTACGATGACTACATCACTGCCTGCAATTGGCCGTTGGACGGACCCGCTTGTGTACCTCATGAAGCGGTCAAGCTGTACCCACAGCTCCTGTCTAAAGTCTGA